A genomic window from Silene latifolia isolate original U9 population chromosome Y, ASM4854445v1, whole genome shotgun sequence includes:
- the LOC141628774 gene encoding protein FAR1-RELATED SEQUENCE 5-like, producing MPFSPFIGVNQHENSVVFACALVTRDYVESFDWVFAKFLKCMGRASSVILTDQKRAIVNAIKKIFPNTHHRLCLWHILKNASKNMGKHPLWNDISSDLNLAVHDNLDVHDFEIAWKEMVRKYGIQKSSWVTESYLIRESWIPAYWRGIFCAGMSSTHRSEQQNRFFKTYVNGRTTLRQFAKKVEEALKLKVEEETANNHSYTEKPYKIECNLFVEQVFHK from the coding sequence ATGCCTTTTTCCCCCTTCATAGGGGTGAATCAACATGAGAATTCAGTTGTTTTTGCTTGTGCTTTGGTTACGCGCGATTATGTAGaaagttttgactgggtttttgCGAAGTTTTTAAAATGCATGGGTAGAGCTTCATCAGTTATATTGACAGACCAGAAAAGAGCAATTGTTAATGCAATTAAAAAAATCTTCCCCAACACTCACCACAGGCTCTGCCTTTGGCACATACTGAAAAATGCTAGTAAAAATATGGGAAAACATCCACTTTGGAACGATATCTCAAGTGACCTGAATTTAGCAGTTCACGACAATTTGGATGTGCATGATTTTGAGATAGCATGGAAGGAAATGGTTCGTAAATATGGTATTCAAAAATCTTCGTGGGTGACGGAGTCGTACTTGATCAGAGAGAGTTGGATCCCCGCATATTGGCGTGGAATATTTTGTGCTGGGATGTCGTCGACGCATAGGAGTGAGCAACAGAACCGGTTTTTCAAAACTTATGTCAATGGGAGGACTACCTTAAGGCAGTTTGCAAAGAAAGTTGAAGAAGCCTTGAAATTGAAAGTGGAGGAGGAGACCGCGAACAATCACAGTTACACAGAGAAACCGTATAAGATTGAGTGCAACTTATTTGTTGAGCAGGTTTTCCATAAGTAG